GGCGGCCCCCACAAAGAACGCAAAGGTGAGAAACATCCAGGTTTGCGTGGAGGCCCGTTTTGGGAAAATCGTAGATACAATTTCCCTGAACAGCAGCCTCAGCCACAAGAGGAGGCGTCGCACGCGTCGCCACTCCATTATTCCTCAGGTGCGCCGTCTTCCACGAACCTGTAGCCAACACCGCGAACCGTTTGGATATGCTGCGCAAACCCGCCCAGTTTTTCCCGAAGGTTTTTGATGTGGGCGTCAACAGTACGTTCTGTGACCATCATGGCATCTTTCCAGATGGTTTCCAGCAATTGCTGGCGGGTGAACGCTTTCCGTGGGTGGCGGACAAGGTACCGGAGCAACTCAAACTCGGTAAGCGTCAGGCCAAGGTCTTTTTCATCCAGCGCAGCCCGGTACTCATCTTCATAGATGGTCAGGTTGTTGATCTGGATAACGCGGCTTTCATCAACCCCCATGCGGCGAAGTACCGCTTTTACGTGGGCCATGATTACCTGCGGAGAGGCCGGCTTGGTGAGATAGTCATCACCACCCAGCATCAAGCCTTTAACCTGGTCTTCTTCCTCAATTTTGGCACTCAGGAAGATAATGGGAATGGTCTCTGTTTCAGCCCGAGAGCGAAGCGTTTTGCAGACTTCATACCCGTCGAGGCCAGGTAACATAATGTCCAGTATGATAAGGTCAATTTCTGCGGTGGCTTTGGTTAAGGCTTCTTCTCCGTCAAAAGCCTTCTGTACCGTATATCCTTCCTGCTCCAGGAAATGACTTACAACTTCTACTACGTCTTCTTCGTCGTCCACGACGAGGATATTTATATCAGAGGGGTCAGCAGTGATCATGCTTGGCTATAGATTGTTTCAAAACAGTTGGAATAAGACAGTCCCTCCGGGGATCAGGCTTGCCGGCCCCATAGCGCAGGGCG
This DNA window, taken from Bacteroidota bacterium, encodes the following:
- a CDS encoding response regulator transcription factor; protein product: MITADPSDINILVVDDEEDVVEVVSHFLEQEGYTVQKAFDGEEALTKATAEIDLIILDIMLPGLDGYEVCKTLRSRAETETIPIIFLSAKIEEEDQVKGLMLGGDDYLTKPASPQVIMAHVKAVLRRMGVDESRVIQINNLTIYEDEYRAALDEKDLGLTLTEFELLRYLVRHPRKAFTRQQLLETIWKDAMMVTERTVDAHIKNLREKLGGFAQHIQTVRGVGYRFVEDGAPEE